A single genomic interval of Falsibacillus albus harbors:
- a CDS encoding SRPBCC family protein, whose protein sequence is MLAALGKKVDGYLAQFNRPMEHSIENVWSALTENEKLKKWMPNLRVEDLGKGGRIIFHMNDGTGSTFPISIIDYKIHSYFQYEWGKGSVRFELFPIDDGTLLILKEYIPVLTEHTSKDLAGWHVCLDVFNALLKGEEMDFPKEEWEKHRKDYARIIDKYRG, encoded by the coding sequence ATGTTAGCAGCTCTAGGAAAAAAGGTTGATGGATATCTCGCCCAGTTTAATCGTCCGATGGAGCATTCAATCGAAAATGTTTGGTCTGCATTAACGGAGAATGAAAAGCTGAAAAAGTGGATGCCCAATCTTCGTGTTGAAGATCTGGGGAAAGGCGGACGGATCATCTTCCATATGAATGACGGGACGGGCTCTACTTTTCCGATCAGCATTATCGATTATAAAATACATTCTTATTTCCAGTATGAGTGGGGGAAAGGCTCGGTCCGGTTCGAGTTGTTTCCAATAGATGATGGAACCCTGCTGATTTTAAAAGAATACATCCCTGTATTGACTGAACACACATCAAAGGATCTCGCAGGCTGGCATGTATGCTTAGATGTTTTCAACGCATTATTGAAAGGGGAAGAAATGGATTTTCCAAAAGAAGAATGGGAAAAACACCGTAAAGACTATGCCCGAATCATCGATAAGTATAGGGGATAA